The following are encoded in a window of Plasmodium cynomolgi strain B DNA, chromosome 4, whole genome shotgun sequence genomic DNA:
- a CDS encoding ATP-dependent acyl-CoA synthetase (putative), translating to MHVYSLLFTAAYLINAATYSAQSLKGSLSYSNVKTTKTKEHESNVYEGRDERGDAVFENYKHLFPLLHAKAKSMADKVAITELENCEVKRETTFGQLFDKAISLSYYLKSKDGGVPMKRYAEKCNQGQFKILGIYGSNSANWLVADLASMVSGITSLVMHSKFSIDEVCEILNESKLEWLCIDLNLVDGLLEKKDKLPYLKKLFILDTLSDSTNAEKRVNRPGNPPETKEQKEKREKSEKLEKENLELFQKMKTKAQGLGISMYELNDFTKDKFPNYEVLKQHDPEHISTIVYTSGTSGKPKGVMISNRALYYGVVPVSKWSIFLKLDPRHHFSYLPLSHIYERSIAYISFYRGMQIRIWSKDISLFSQDLAKCGANIVVGVPKVFNRLYTTILAEIAKLTPLKRFMYKVITWENYNAKGNPPKGELLLKGKQLFSGYFLRPEQTKNAFTDDQFYKTGDVVQINKDGSITFLDRSKGLVKLSQGEYIETEMLNNLYSEIDFVNHCVVYGDDAMDGPLAIINVDKDLLAKGLERDGILKKQGISAADFLKDLKDDKLNTEDYLKYVREKMLDMYKTTNLNRYNIVNDIYLTCKVWDTSNYLTPTMKVRSFNVFKDFKPFIEKTKKSYQNKMKPADDKKSKDDKKSKNGKKPADAKKPADANKPAEANKPAGANKPADANTPADANQPADANQPADANQPAEANQPAEANQPAEANQPAEANQPAEANQPADANTPQDEKKPADVKKPANEKKPADVKKPANEKKPADVKKPANEKKPADVKKPANEKKPANVKKPKNETKTKNK from the exons ATGCACGTGTATAGCCTCTTGTTCACCGCCGCGTACCTCATCAACGCGGCGACCTACTCTGCCCAGAGCTTGAAGGGCTCCCTCAGTTACTCCAATGTGAAGACGACGAAGACCAAAGAGCATGAGTCAAATGTGTACGAAGGTCGCGATGAGCGCGGGGATGCAGTTTTTGAGAATTACAAACACTTATTCCCGCTGTTGCATGCAAAGGCCAAGTCGATGGCAGACAAGGTAGCCATCACCGAGCTAGAAAATTGCGAAGTAAAAAGAGAAACCACCTTTGGACAATTATTCGATAAGGCTATAAGTTTAAGTTACTATTTAAAAAGCAAGGATGGAGGGGTACCGATGAAAAGGTACGCCGAAAAATGCAACCAAGGGcaattcaaaattttggggATCTATGGATCCAACTCTGCCAACTGGTTGGTAGCTGATTTAGCATCCATGGTTAGCGGAATCACATCCCTAGTGATGCACTCCAAGTTTAGCATAGATGAAGTGTGCGAAATATTGAACGAAAGTAAATTGGAGTGGCTATGTATCGATCTCAACTTGGTCGATGGGCTACTCGAGAAGAAGGATAAATTGccctatttaaaaaaattgttcatacTGGACACTCTAAGTGATAGCACAAATGCAGAAAAGAGAGTGAATCGCCCGGGGAACCCCCCAGAAACGAAggaacagaaggaaaaacgagaaaaatcGGAGAAGTTGGAGAAGGAAAATCTAGAACtgtttcaaaaaatgaaaaccaaAGCACAAGGACTAGGAATAAGCATGTACGAGTTAAACGACTTTACAAAGGATAAGTTTCCCAACTATGAGGTATTAAAACAACATGACCCTGAACACATATCAACAATTGTGTATACGTCAGGCACTTCGGGAAAGCCAAAGGGAGTGATGATAAGTAATAGAGCCCTGTACTACGGTGTTGTGCCAGTGAGCAAATGGAGTATCTTCCTAAAGTTAGATCCAAGACACCATTTCTCCTATCTACCCCTTTCTCACATATATGAACGATCCATAGCATACATAAGTTTTTATCGAGGAATGCAAATAAGAATATGGAGTAAAGacatttcacttttttcacaAGACCTTGCTAAGTGTGGTGCGAACATCGTTGTAGGTGTACCTAAGGTATTCAATAGATTATACACAACCATATTAGCTGAGATTGCAAAGTTAACTCCACTTAAACGATTCATG TACAAAGTAATCACATGGGAAAATTACAACGCTAAAGGGAACCCACCAAAAGGAGAACTACTCCTAAAGGGGAAACAATTATTTAGTGGCTATTTCCTTCGTCcagaacaaacaaaaaatgcatttacaGATGATCAATTTTACAAAACAGGAGATGTTGTACAGATAAATAAAGATGGATCTATCACCTTTCTTGATAGATCCAAAGGATTAGTGAAGTTATCACAAGGAGAGTACATCGAGACGGAGATGCTAAACAATTTATACTCAGAAATAGATTTTGTTAACCATTGTGTTGTGTATGGTGATGACGCCATGGATGGACCACTCGCCATTATTAATGTGGATAAGGACTTATTAGCAAAAGGTTTGGAGAGAGATGGTATCCTAAAAAAACAAGGCATAAGCGCTGCTGATTTCTTGAAGGATCTGAAGGACGATAAACTCAACACCGAGGACTATCTCAAATACGTCCGAGAAAAAATGTTAGACATGTACAAGacaacaaatttgaataGATACAACATCGTAAATGATATTTACCTCACTTGTAAAGTCTGGGATACCTCCAACTATCTCACTCCTACTATGAAGGTCCGAAGCTTCAACGTCTTTAAGGACTTTAAACCCTTCATTGAGAAAACCAAAAAGAGTTACCAGAATAAGATGAAGCCCGCGGATGACAAGAAATCAAAGGATGACAAGAAATCCAAGAATGGCAAGAAGCCCGCGGATGCCAAGAAACCCGCGGATGCGAACAAACCGGCTGAAGCGAACAAACCGGCGGGTGCGAACAAACCGGCTGATGCGAACACACCGGCTGATGCGAACCAACCTGCCGATGCGAACCAACCGGCCGATGCGAACCAACCGGCTGAAGCGAACCAACCGGCTGAAGCGAACCAACCGGCTGAAGCGAACCAACCGGCTGAAGCGAACCAACCGGCTGAAGCGAACCAACCAGCCGATGCGAACACACCTCAAGATGAGAAGAAGCCCGCGGATGTGAAGAAGCCCGCGAATGAGAAGAAACCCGCGGATGTGAAGAAGCCCGCGAATGAGAAGAAACCCGCGGATGTGAAGAAGCCCGCGAATGAGAAGAAACCCGCGGATGTGAAGAAGCCCGCGAATGAGAAGAAACCCGCGAATGTGAAGAAACCCAAGAATGAGACAAAAACCAAGAATAAGTAG